One Cupriavidus basilensis genomic window carries:
- a CDS encoding aldehyde dehydrogenase, translating to MQYQLFINNEFVDPEQGEWFDSLDPYNGEPWAQIPRGTREDVDRAAQAAHAALNGPWSKLSPTARGMLLYKLAGLIEENLDLLTEVEARDNGKLRTEVRGQVGYVAKYFYYYAGMADKIHGSVVPMDKPKVFNYTRQEPIGVIGTITPWNSSLLLSAWKVAPALCAGNTIVAKPSEHTSVSLLELAKLFVKAGFPPGVFNVITGFGKDVGEPLVEHPLVPMIAFTGGDEGGRRVNMAAAKHFKKVTLELGGKSPNIVFEDADLTNAANGVITGIFSAGGQTCMAGSRLLLQESIHDEFVERLISITSKAKLGDPSRSDVQVGPVATRPQFEKVVDYIRIAKEEGATCAFGGNVPTGPEYGACQFVEPTIFTNVTNNMRIAQEEVFGPVLAVLKFKDEDDALRIANDIRFGLAAGVWTKSLHRTMYMSERLQAGTVWINNYRSTSFTTPFGGYKDSGLGREGGIEAVKEFLETKSVWISTDLEMPDPFIRKY from the coding sequence ATGCAATACCAGCTCTTCATCAATAACGAATTCGTCGATCCCGAACAGGGCGAATGGTTCGATTCTCTGGACCCGTACAACGGTGAGCCGTGGGCACAGATCCCGCGCGGCACCCGTGAGGACGTGGATCGTGCAGCGCAGGCTGCGCATGCCGCGCTGAATGGTCCATGGTCAAAGCTCTCCCCGACGGCGCGGGGTATGCTGCTCTACAAGCTAGCCGGGCTGATCGAAGAGAACCTCGATCTTCTTACCGAAGTCGAGGCGCGTGACAACGGCAAACTGCGCACCGAGGTTCGGGGTCAAGTCGGCTATGTGGCCAAGTACTTTTACTATTACGCCGGCATGGCCGACAAGATTCACGGCTCCGTTGTGCCGATGGACAAGCCGAAGGTCTTCAACTACACGCGGCAAGAGCCTATCGGCGTAATCGGTACCATTACGCCTTGGAATTCTTCCCTGCTGCTGTCCGCATGGAAAGTGGCACCCGCGCTGTGCGCAGGCAACACCATCGTGGCCAAGCCGTCAGAGCACACGTCCGTTTCCCTGCTGGAGCTTGCAAAGCTCTTCGTTAAGGCTGGGTTCCCCCCGGGCGTGTTCAATGTCATCACCGGTTTTGGCAAAGACGTTGGCGAGCCGCTGGTCGAGCACCCGCTCGTTCCAATGATCGCCTTTACGGGCGGTGACGAAGGCGGCCGCCGCGTCAACATGGCTGCCGCCAAGCACTTCAAAAAGGTGACTCTGGAGCTCGGAGGCAAGTCCCCCAATATCGTTTTCGAGGATGCCGACCTGACCAATGCCGCCAACGGCGTCATTACGGGCATCTTCTCCGCCGGCGGTCAAACTTGCATGGCCGGCTCGCGCCTGCTGTTGCAGGAGAGCATCCACGACGAGTTTGTTGAGCGCCTGATCTCCATTACGAGCAAGGCCAAGCTGGGAGATCCATCGCGCTCCGATGTCCAAGTGGGCCCTGTGGCGACCCGTCCCCAGTTCGAGAAGGTCGTCGACTACATTCGCATCGCAAAGGAGGAAGGTGCGACGTGCGCATTCGGTGGCAATGTACCCACCGGACCTGAATATGGCGCGTGCCAGTTTGTGGAGCCCACCATCTTCACGAACGTAACGAACAACATGCGAATTGCGCAGGAAGAGGTGTTCGGTCCCGTGCTGGCGGTGCTGAAGTTCAAGGACGAAGATGACGCACTGCGTATTGCCAACGATATCCGTTTTGGCTTGGCAGCCGGGGTATGGACAAAGAGCCTGCACCGCACGATGTACATGTCTGAACGACTGCAAGCCGGCACAGTTTGGATCAACAACTATCGTTCTACCAGCTTCACGACGCCATTTGGCGGGTACAAAGACAGCGGCCTGGGTCGTGAAGGCGGAATCGAAGCGGTAAAGGAATTCCTGGAGACCAAGAGCGTCTGGATCTCCACGGACCTGGAAATGCCGGACCCGTTCATTCGCAAGTACTGA
- a CDS encoding amino acid aminotransferase, producing MFLSTIPMAARDPILGLNEQFSQDPRNDKVNLAVGVYYDDSGKIPLLDCIAEAEASLVASRLARGYQPIDGPTAFQDAVLPVVFGPMGNLSDARRIATVQTVGGTSALRLAADFLRQWGGADHAMVSDPTWDNHRGVLGGAGLYVGTYRYLSAGAKTPDLDGMIADLSSAAPGTVVVLHACCHNPTGYDLPAEAWSAVMETIARRQLIPLLDNAYQGFGDGLEDDASVVRTFLSSGLPFLVATSLSKNFSLYGERVGALSVVCPDTEAAARVRSQLKGLIRTNYSNPPSHGGRLVTTVLSTPALREHWQAELESIRLRILRVRQHLATALQSYGIDKDFSFITRQKGMFSYSGLDAVQMRRLREDHGIYGVDTGRICVAALNSRNLEQIAKAMACAFQAQAAALSS from the coding sequence ATGTTTCTTTCGACGATACCAATGGCGGCGCGGGACCCTATCCTTGGGCTGAACGAGCAGTTTTCCCAAGATCCTCGCAATGACAAGGTCAATCTCGCTGTTGGCGTCTACTACGACGACTCCGGCAAGATACCCCTTCTCGATTGCATTGCGGAAGCGGAGGCATCGCTCGTTGCATCCCGACTTGCCCGAGGCTACCAGCCAATCGACGGGCCGACCGCATTCCAGGATGCTGTGCTTCCCGTCGTGTTTGGGCCAATGGGCAACCTCTCGGATGCGCGCCGAATCGCGACGGTACAAACCGTGGGAGGTACCAGCGCATTGCGGCTGGCGGCAGACTTCCTCAGACAATGGGGGGGTGCTGATCACGCGATGGTTAGCGACCCCACCTGGGACAATCATCGCGGCGTCCTTGGTGGCGCCGGACTCTATGTGGGTACATATCGCTATCTTTCCGCCGGCGCCAAGACGCCAGACCTGGACGGCATGATTGCAGATCTCTCGTCGGCTGCTCCAGGCACCGTCGTGGTGCTCCACGCCTGCTGCCACAACCCTACCGGATATGATCTACCTGCAGAAGCGTGGTCGGCAGTCATGGAGACGATTGCGCGCCGACAGCTGATTCCCTTGTTGGACAATGCGTATCAGGGTTTTGGCGATGGGCTCGAGGATGATGCGTCCGTTGTCCGGACCTTCCTTTCGTCGGGTCTGCCCTTCCTGGTTGCCACTTCGTTGTCCAAGAACTTCTCGCTGTATGGCGAGCGCGTTGGCGCCTTATCAGTCGTCTGCCCCGACACGGAGGCTGCAGCACGCGTTCGCTCCCAGCTTAAGGGCCTGATCCGCACAAACTATTCCAACCCTCCCTCGCACGGCGGTCGCCTCGTAACGACCGTACTGTCAACGCCCGCACTACGAGAACATTGGCAGGCCGAGTTAGAGTCAATCCGACTTCGCATCCTTCGAGTCCGCCAACATCTGGCCACGGCTCTTCAGTCGTATGGCATCGACAAGGATTTTTCATTCATCACGCGACAGAAGGGCATGTTCAGCTATTCAGGGCTCGACGCGGTGCAGATGCGGCGTCTACGTGAGGATCACGGGATCTATGGCGTAGACACCGGGCGTATCTGTGTGGCGGCTCTGAACAGCCGCAACCTCGAACAAATTGCCAAAGCGATGGCCTGCGCCTTCCAGGCGCAGGCAGCCGCGTTGAGTTCGTGA
- a CDS encoding LysR family transcriptional regulator has product MRRNIPSTIALTVFEAAARQGSFARAANEVCLTESAVSRQIATLETFLGVKLFTRVRKQVVLNDAGRLYLKNIARNLSDIEAHTSALMSHKGVGGVLELAVIPTFANRWLLPRLRDFKERHPDIILNLSERPLPFRFDDTNFDAALNFDHPSWTNVVKVDLFAEELVPILSPRYFDVESLSTPSNLTAVPLLHKSTRPEAWKHWFELAGVADFTPVPGMHFELYGMVIEAARAGLGAGLVPRFYVQDEIARNDLVVAFDLTLKHEKRYCLVYPERKKESALVQVFRDWVVGIEAEFSARLK; this is encoded by the coding sequence ATGAGACGCAACATTCCCAGCACTATTGCGCTGACGGTTTTCGAGGCAGCAGCCCGGCAAGGCAGCTTTGCCCGCGCTGCGAACGAAGTCTGTCTAACCGAAAGCGCAGTTAGCAGGCAAATCGCGACGTTGGAGACTTTTCTCGGCGTGAAGCTCTTTACGCGCGTTCGCAAACAAGTGGTCCTTAACGATGCGGGCCGCCTTTATCTTAAGAACATTGCGCGGAACCTATCTGACATCGAGGCACACACATCGGCACTGATGTCTCACAAGGGCGTCGGCGGGGTTCTGGAACTCGCGGTTATTCCTACCTTCGCCAATAGGTGGCTGCTACCTCGGCTGCGAGACTTCAAGGAACGGCATCCTGACATCATCCTGAATCTGTCCGAGCGGCCCCTTCCCTTCCGCTTCGACGATACGAACTTTGACGCAGCCCTTAACTTCGATCACCCATCTTGGACCAATGTGGTGAAGGTGGACTTATTTGCCGAGGAGTTGGTCCCAATTCTTAGCCCCCGATACTTCGACGTGGAGTCGTTGTCGACTCCTTCGAATCTGACTGCGGTCCCACTGCTGCATAAGTCCACAAGGCCGGAGGCGTGGAAGCACTGGTTTGAATTGGCCGGAGTAGCCGACTTCACGCCTGTTCCGGGCATGCATTTCGAGCTTTATGGCATGGTGATTGAAGCTGCTCGGGCCGGCTTAGGCGCTGGGCTAGTACCTCGCTTTTATGTGCAGGACGAGATTGCACGCAACGACTTGGTGGTGGCGTTCGACCTGACGCTCAAGCATGAGAAGCGCTACTGTCTTGTCTATCCCGAACGCAAGAAGGAATCGGCACTGGTCCAGGTGTTCCGGGACTGGGTTGTTGGCATTGAGGCGGAATTCAGTGCGAGACTAAAGTAA
- a CDS encoding RNA-guided endonuclease InsQ/TnpB family protein, whose protein sequence is MLKQFRRQKLNWRVSNRKSPKYSLGWVPFKGEGIKYKNGQLHFNGLQIGLWDSYGLSKYELGAGSFNEDSRGRWYVNIAVKVEVEEKRVPDGSGVIGIDLGLKTLATYSDGEKFEPKRFYRESEQALGIAQRANKKRRVKAIHAKIANQRKDAIHKETSALVKRHACIFVGNVNAKALAKTRMAKSVHDAAWTTFRTQLKYKAIRQCVVFAEVNEAFSTQTCSCCGVISASSPKGRAGLGIRQWTCCSCGSVHDRDTNAARNSARLGLQALAGGISGG, encoded by the coding sequence ATCCTTAAACAGTTCAGGCGCCAGAAACTCAATTGGCGCGTGAGCAACCGCAAGTCGCCGAAGTATTCGCTCGGATGGGTTCCGTTCAAGGGCGAAGGCATCAAGTACAAGAACGGGCAACTGCACTTCAATGGTCTTCAGATCGGCCTGTGGGACTCGTATGGCCTGTCGAAGTATGAGCTTGGCGCGGGCAGCTTCAACGAGGACTCGCGCGGGCGTTGGTACGTCAACATCGCTGTCAAGGTGGAGGTCGAAGAAAAACGCGTGCCGGATGGCTCGGGCGTGATCGGCATCGATCTTGGTCTGAAGACCTTGGCGACGTACAGCGACGGTGAGAAATTCGAGCCTAAGCGCTTCTATCGCGAGTCTGAGCAAGCGCTTGGCATCGCTCAACGAGCGAACAAGAAGCGCCGCGTGAAGGCAATCCACGCCAAGATCGCAAACCAGCGCAAGGACGCCATCCATAAGGAAACATCGGCGCTGGTCAAAAGACATGCGTGCATCTTCGTAGGCAACGTGAACGCGAAAGCGCTGGCAAAAACGCGTATGGCGAAGTCCGTACACGACGCCGCGTGGACCACGTTCCGGACACAACTCAAGTACAAGGCCATCAGGCAATGTGTGGTGTTCGCAGAGGTCAACGAAGCGTTTTCAACCCAAACGTGCTCGTGCTGCGGAGTCATATCCGCGAGCAGTCCGAAAGGTAGGGCCGGCCTTGGAATAAGGCAGTGGACGTGCTGTTCGTGCGGGTCGGTCCACGACCGCGACACGAACGCGGCCCGGAACAGTGCCCGCCTGGGACTTCAGGCGCTCGCTGGAGGAATCTCCGGGGGTTAG
- a CDS encoding LysR substrate-binding domain-containing protein, translating to MMGSLKRCDVDRLEDLLFFAEIVDHDGFSAAARNLGLQRSKLSRRIAELEQRMGVRLLQRNTRHISLTSAGEQVYSHARILAQEARAAFNIASELYGEPRGVLRVACSSTLAANALISVVSRFCRQYPHVRIVINAADQIVDLVSERADLAFRVSSTPLDDSSLITRVITPVPMVMAMSADLLRMRQGKLLLHPSEVPELGLIALAAHDGIKKIDFSQSGKNRYRLRHLPRLMCGNMSVLLSAVGAGLGVAALPRYLCLTAIAHGQLVDAFDPQSEWQPDASQLYSLMPTRRGVSFTTRLFLDFATPLLEKIVSAQHSHSLVLPLPA from the coding sequence ATGATGGGCTCGCTGAAGAGGTGCGACGTGGACAGGCTTGAAGATTTGTTGTTCTTCGCTGAGATCGTGGATCACGATGGCTTCTCCGCGGCTGCGCGCAATCTGGGGCTACAGCGCTCCAAACTAAGCCGGCGCATTGCCGAACTGGAACAGCGCATGGGCGTGCGCTTGCTGCAGCGCAACACCCGCCACATATCTCTGACGTCGGCAGGCGAACAGGTCTACAGTCACGCTAGGATCCTGGCCCAAGAGGCAAGGGCTGCTTTTAACATCGCCTCCGAACTGTATGGCGAGCCCCGCGGCGTGTTGCGCGTCGCCTGCTCCTCCACGCTGGCGGCAAATGCGCTCATTTCGGTAGTTTCGCGCTTTTGCCGGCAATACCCGCACGTGCGCATTGTCATCAATGCGGCCGACCAGATCGTCGACCTGGTTAGCGAGCGAGCGGATCTGGCCTTTCGCGTTTCGTCCACGCCCCTCGACGACTCCAGCCTGATCACGCGCGTGATCACTCCCGTCCCGATGGTGATGGCAATGAGTGCCGACTTGTTACGGATGCGGCAAGGCAAGCTCCTGCTGCATCCGAGCGAGGTGCCTGAACTTGGCCTGATCGCACTGGCGGCGCACGACGGGATAAAGAAAATCGACTTCTCGCAATCCGGCAAGAACCGATACCGGCTTCGTCATCTCCCTAGGCTGATGTGCGGGAACATGTCAGTGCTCCTGTCGGCTGTAGGCGCCGGCCTCGGCGTCGCCGCCCTGCCCCGATATTTATGTTTGACGGCCATCGCGCATGGCCAGTTGGTGGACGCGTTCGATCCGCAATCCGAGTGGCAGCCAGATGCGTCGCAGTTGTACTCGCTAATGCCGACACGGCGTGGCGTGTCGTTCACGACACGCTTGTTCCTGGATTTTGCAACGCCGTTATTGGAGAAGATTGTGAGCGCTCAGCATAGCCATTCCTTGGTTCTCCCCCTCCCCGCTTGA